Part of the Desulfolutivibrio sulfoxidireducens genome is shown below.
TGACCCTGGCCGAGGCCGGCCGCCCGGTGTTTCGGCTGGCCGTGGCCGTGAAAAACCTCAACGGCGAGGTCGTGGGCGGGGTGCAGATGGCGGCCGGCCTGAATGGCTTCGCCTCCCGGTACATCAATCCGGTGAAGATCGGGGAAAACGGCTATCTCTACCTCATGGACAAGGACGGCAGGGTCCTGATCCACCCCAAGGACCAGTCCAGGGTGCTCAAGGATTCCGACCAGGCCTTCACCGGGGAGATCGTGGCCAAAAAAAACGGGAATCTGGCCTACGAATACAAGGGCGAGAAAAAGATGGCCGCCTTCGACGACGTGCCCGTCACGGGCTGGATCGTGGCCGCCAGCGCCACCGAGGCCGAGATGCTGGCCGAGGCCATTTCCCTGCGGGACATGGTCACCGTGATCGGCGCGGCGGCCTGTCTGGCGGTGGCCGTGGTCATCTTCCTGTCCATCCGGGGCATGGTGGTCCGGCCGCTTCTGGCCGTGCAGCGCTTCGCCCGGGACATCGCCGAGGGCAATTTCGGCACGGAGCTGTCGGGACGGTTTTCCTGCGAACTGAAGCTTCTGGCCGAGGACGTGCGGCGGATGAAGAACAAGATCAAGGCCGAACTGAGCTTCGCCAAGGGGGTGCTCGGCGGGTTCACCCTGCCCTGCGCCGTGTTCGACAAGGACAATAAGGCCACCTTCGTCAACCCCCCCATGCTGGCGGCCCTGGACCGTAACGAACGCCCCGAGAACTGTCTGGGCTGGACCTCGGGCCAGCTTACCCATGACGATCCCGGCCGGGAGACCCTCTCGGCCCAGGCCCTCCGGGCCAACCAGCGGCTCCAGGCCGAGACGGAACACACCACCCGCGCCGGCAAAAAGAAGATCTTCGACGAGACCTCCACGCCCATCACGGACATGGACGGCAACCCCCTGGGCACCCTGGCCGTATGGTTCGAGCTCACGGACATCCGGGCCCAGCAGGCGCTCATCCAGGCCCAGAAGGACAAGATCGCCGAGGCCGCGGACATGGCCACGGACGTCTCCGGCCGCCTGTCCACGGCCACCGAACAGTTGGCGGCCCAGATCGAGGAGTCCAGCCGGGGCACGGAGAACCAGAAGGAGCGCATCGCCGAGACGGCCGCGGCCCTGGAGCAGATGAACGCCTCCATCCTGGAGGTGGCCAAAAACTCCTCCAACGCGGCGGAAAACGCCGAGAAGGCCAAGGACAAGGCCGAGCACGGCGTTACGGTGGTGCAAAAATCCATCCAGGCCATCGAGGCCATGCGCGAGCGGGTCCGGGAGATGACCACCAGCGTGGGCGACCTGGGCCGTCAGGCCGAGGGCATCGGCAACATCATCGGGATCATCTCGGACATCGCCGACCAGACCAATCTTTTGGCCTTAAACGCCGCCATCGAGGCCGCCCGGGCCGGCGAGGCCGGTCGGGGTTTCGCCGTGGTGGCCGACGAGGTCAGAAAGCTCGCGGAAAAGACCATGTCCGCCACTCAGGAGGTGGGCACGGCGGTGACCGCCATCCAGGACGGCACCAAAAAAAGCATCGGCATCATGGAGCGCGCGGTCCACGACGTGCAGGAGAGCGTGGACATGTCGGGCCGGGTGGGCGAGTCTTTGGGCGAGATACTGACCGTCTCCCTGGCCACGGCGGACATGGTGCGCAACATCGCGGCCGCGGCCGAGGAACAGTCGGCCACCTCGGAGCAGATCACCCGCTCCACCGACGAGATCAACACCGTCTCCAGCGAGACCTCCGACGCCATGAACCAGTCGGCCCAGGCCGTGTCCGATCTGGCCCGGATGGCCGAGGACCTCAAAACCATCATCGGGGCCATGCGCGAGGACGAGGCCGGGAATGCGGTCCCCCGGGCGGCCCTGGGTCGGGGATCGACGCGGTCGTGATCCCGGCAGGCGGGCGCGGGGGGTGATGCCAAGGGCGGCGCCGCACGGGGCCGCCCTTTTTCACGGGGTCGCGGCGGGGGGCGGCGTCCGGGCGCCAGGCGGATGCGGGGGGAGGGCGAGGGTGAACACCGTCCCCACGTCGGTTCTGGACGAGACGGTCAGGCTGCCGCCGTGGTTTTCGGTGACGATGAACGAGGACACGGACAGCCCCAGGCCCGTGCCGGTCCCGGATTTCCTGGTGGTGAAAAAGGGCTCGAAGATGTGGGGCAGGACGGCTGGGGGGATGCCTGGGCCGTTGTCCTCGACCTCGATGGTCATGAGGTCGTTTCGGACGAAGGTGCGCAGGGTGATGCACGGCATGGGGATGGCGGCCTCGGTCAGGGCCTGGGCCGCGTTGCGCAGAAGGTTCAAAACGACCTGCACGATCTGGTCGGGGGCGCAGTGGACCGGGGGCATGGCCGGGGTCAGGCGCTTGACGATGGTGATGTGCTTGAAGTCGTAGCCGGTTTTGGGATCGAATTCGCTGGCGGCCAGGGCCAGGCCTTTGTCCACCAGGGCGTTGACGTCCGCCATCTCCCGGGCGGATTCCCGAACGCGGGAAAAACCCAGCATGCCGCGCACGATGCCGGCGGCCCGTTCCCCGGCCTCGCGGATGCCATCGAGATAAAGCAGGATGTGGCGCTCGCGCATGTAGTCCAGGACCCGGGCGAGATCGATGTCGTGGCGTTTCGCCGCCTCGGCGTTGGAGGCCATCCCCGGGTCCAGACGGCGCTGGATCCCCTGGGCCGATTGCAGGATGATGGCCAGGGGATTGTTGATCTCGTGGGCCATGCCCGCGGCCAGACTCCCCAGGGAGGCCATTTTTTCGGTGCGGATCATGACCTCCCGCATTTTATTGCGTTGCGTGACGTCGCGGGCCAGGACCAGAGACAGATCGCCGTCGGAGGATGGCAGGGCGGTAAGCGACACCTCCACGTCCACCGGTTGCCCGTCCTTGCGCCGATGGACCCAGTCAAAGACCTGATCCCCGTTGGCGGACCGGGTCAGGATGCGCGCGGCAAGCTCCGGGGACGGGACG
Proteins encoded:
- a CDS encoding methyl-accepting chemotaxis protein, translating into MEMKNSLSLRLLLMVVSLLVLSFAGIIWYVNMASYRLAYSDQLTNVQDLSRVTAMALEDHVRTDLRLAESLAAQPAVIAALEAGQDPGEAAQAIFKAIQSTEPDIWSFFAFDRNGKLLAGVNSSGRDDRGVDKKQHPVVREVLSGKAKVVDQEMTLAEAGRPVFRLAVAVKNLNGEVVGGVQMAAGLNGFASRYINPVKIGENGYLYLMDKDGRVLIHPKDQSRVLKDSDQAFTGEIVAKKNGNLAYEYKGEKKMAAFDDVPVTGWIVAASATEAEMLAEAISLRDMVTVIGAAACLAVAVVIFLSIRGMVVRPLLAVQRFARDIAEGNFGTELSGRFSCELKLLAEDVRRMKNKIKAELSFAKGVLGGFTLPCAVFDKDNKATFVNPPMLAALDRNERPENCLGWTSGQLTHDDPGRETLSAQALRANQRLQAETEHTTRAGKKKIFDETSTPITDMDGNPLGTLAVWFELTDIRAQQALIQAQKDKIAEAADMATDVSGRLSTATEQLAAQIEESSRGTENQKERIAETAAALEQMNASILEVAKNSSNAAENAEKAKDKAEHGVTVVQKSIQAIEAMRERVREMTTSVGDLGRQAEGIGNIIGIISDIADQTNLLALNAAIEAARAGEAGRGFAVVADEVRKLAEKTMSATQEVGTAVTAIQDGTKKSIGIMERAVHDVQESVDMSGRVGESLGEILTVSLATADMVRNIAAAAEEQSATSEQITRSTDEINTVSSETSDAMNQSAQAVSDLARMAEDLKTIIGAMREDEAGNAVPRAALGRGSTRS